The Fulvivirga maritima genome segment GTTATCATTAGTCTCTTTTCTTACGTTTCTAATGCTAATTTTTCCTTGTTCGCCTTCACCTTTAGCTTGCTTCACAAGATTTTGACGTCTTTCTTCAGTAAGCTGAGGGATGCTTATGATCACTTGCTCACCATCATTTTGAGGGTTAAGACCTAAGTCACTATTAATAATAGCTTTCTCAATCTCAGGAATCACGTTTTTTTCCCAGGGTTTGATCATGAGTGATCGAGCATCAGGTGCTGTAATAGAAGCTACCTGATTGATAGGAGTGGGGTTGCCATAATATTGTACCATCAGACCTTCTAAAATGGCCGGGCTGGCTTTTCCTGCCCTTATTTTTACAAGTTCACCAGTGAAATGCTTTATTGCTTTGTTCATTAAGTCCCTGGCTTCATCCAGGTACATATTAATTTCTTCTTCCATGGGTGTTTCAGTGTTGTTAAATGATTAATTAATAAGTGTTCCAGCGTTATCTCCTTTTACTATTTTCATAAGGTTGCCAGGCTTGTTCATGTCAAACACGATTATGGGAAGGTTGTTTTCCTGACATAGCGTAAAGGCTGTCATATCCATAATATTCAGATTCTTCTCATAAGCTTCCTGGAAGGATAACTCTGAGTATCTGGTAGCACTTGGGTCTTTTTCAGGGTCTGCAGTGTAAACGCCGTCTACGCGGGTTCCTTTTAATACTACATCGGCCTGAATTTCTATAGCTCTTAAACTGGCAGTAGAGTCTGTGGTGAAGTAAGGGTTACCAATACCCGCTCCAAAAATCACTACTCTTCCTTTTTCAAGGTGTCTTATAGCTCTTCTGCGGATAAAAGGTTCGCAAACTTGCTCCATTTTAATGCCAGACATTAGTCTTGTGTAAAGTCCGACTTTTTCCAGAGCACTTTGTAATGCCATACCATTAATAACAGTGGCTAGCATACCCATATAATCTCCTTGTACTCTCTCTATTCCTGACCCCTCAGCCTGTACACCTCTGAAAATGTTTCCTCCGCCGATTACGATGGCCACCTCAATGCCCATTTCTTTAATGGCTTTAATTTCGTTACCGTACTGTTCTAATCTTTTTGGGTCGATACCATACTGACCTGATCCCATTAGAGATTCGCCGCTAAGCTTAAGTAAAATTCTTTTGTATTTCATGAAGAATAGAAAGGTGTAATATTAGATTTAAATCACTGCAAATATAAGAGGGATAAATGAATAATTAAGACCACAGGTTTAAAATTGAACTAATACCTGGTTTTTTTCTACGCTATCTCCTTCACTTACATTTACAGCTTTAATTACACCATCTCCGGGTGCTTTTAATACATTTTCCATTTTCATGGCTTCTAATATCATTAAAGGATCTCCTTCCTTTACTTCATCGCCTTCAGAAACTTTCACCTGCAATATGAGGCCAGGCATGGGAGCTTTTACTTCATTGATGTTTTGGGCAATAGCCATGTCCATACCTAATTTTTCAAGAAGCAGATCTAACTTATCTTTTACTTCAACCTCGTATTTATGGCCATTGACTTTTAATATGACTTGTTTGGTCTTGTAGTTTACTTGTGCTACTTCTATGCGGTAGGAGATATTATCTTTGATGATGTGGTATGAATGCTCATTTACTTTAGAGAGGTCCCAGGAAAACAGTTTGTCATTAATAAGCATGTCTCCTTCTTTAAGCTGGATGTTATACTCATTATCTCCAATAATAGCTTTGTACATAAATTCATGGTTTTATCTAATCAAATATAAGTTTTATTATCAAGAGAAGAGCTATGGAAAGTATGGTATTTAGAACTATGTTATTCTTAATGAGGAGGTAGCATGAATATTATTCCTCAATTAGAAAAAATAGTAGAAGTTAAACTAAAACAAATATTGAATTTAAATGATACCTTTTAGTATAGCATTATTTTTTGAATAACTTTGTCCTCAATATAGGGGTGCCCTAATATAACGGGCTGAGATTATACCCATGATCTGAAGAAAATCAGATTGCACCTGATCCAGGTAATGCTGGCGTAGGGATGGTATGTTAAAATTAAGTTGAGAAATCCCCTGTTCTCAATGGGTTTAACAAAAAAAATAAAATAATCATGAGATTAGGTATGCTGGCAGTAATACTACTGTCTATGGCTATGCATGTGTATGGCCAAAATTCAGTGACGGGCCGCGTTACTGATAAAGAAACGGGTGAAGCTTTGCCTGGAGCTACCGTAAGGCTAAGTAACAGAGCTACGGCCACCACAAGTGAGGGGGCTTTTAGTTTTAAAGGAGTCACGAAAGGTAAATATTATATTAAGGTCACTTTTGTAGGCTATCAAAGTCAGGAGAAAACGGTAGAGGTAAGTGATAGTGATGTGAGCGTAGATATAAGTCTGACAGAAGAGACATTAGTTACTGAAGAAGTGGTGGTGTCATCTACCAGGGCTAATGAAAACACGCCTACTACTTACAGTAATTTAAGTAAAGAAGATATTGAGGAGAATAATCTGGGGCAAGACTTGCCTTATGTGCTTAATATGACTCCGTCATTGGTAACTACTTCTGATGCTGGAGCTGGCGTAGGCTATACCGGTTTGAGAATAAGAGGTTCAGATGCTACCCGCATTAATGTTACTATTAACGGAGTGCCATTAAATGACAGTGAATCTCAAGGAGTGTTTTGGGTGGATATACCAGATATTGCCTCATCTACTCAAAGCATACAAGTACAAAGAGGAGTGGGTACTTCTACAAATGGAGGAGGAGCTTTTGGCGGTACTATTAATCTGCAGACCAACTCCAGAGAAATGAAGCCTTATGCGGAACTCATTAATTCAGTGGGTTCTTACGATACCTGGCGACATACATTAGGTTTTGGCACCGGCCTTATTAAAGATCACTGGTCTTTTGATGGTAGACTTTCTAAGATTAACTCTGATGGATATGTTGACAGAGCACAATCAGATTTGGATTCTTACTATTTGTCAGGAGGTTATTATAGTGATAAGACTATGATTAAAGCCATCATGTTTGGCGGAAAAGAGCGCACTTATCAATCATGGTATGGAACACCCGAAGCGGTATTGGAAAATGACCAGGAAGGGATAGAAGAAGTGATTGCTAACAATGGAGTGACGGAGGCTGAGGCGGAAAACCTTAGAGAAGGAGGCAGGACATTTAACTGGTATTTATATGATGATCAGGTAGATGATTATCAGCAAGACCACTACCAGCTTCATATTTCTCAATCTATCTTACCCAATCTGGTAGGGAATTTTACTTTACATTATACTTATGGAAGAGGTTATTATGAAGAGTATAAAAGTGGAGAAGACTTTTCAAACTATTCACTACCGGCTTTGCAGATAGGTGATTCTGTGATTTCTACTACTGACCTGGTTAGAAGAAGATGGCTTGATAATGACTTTTACGGAGCCACTACCTCATTTGAATATGTAAATGGAGGATGGACTTTAAATTTAGGGGGAGCTTATAATGAATATAGAGGAGATCATTTTGGTGAGGTAATCTGGGCAGAATTTGCTCCCGAGATCCCTAATGATTACCGTTATTATGATAACGACGGTGTGAAAAAGGATGGCAATGTGTATTTAAAGGCTAATTATGCGTTTACTGAAAACTTGCATGCTTATGGAGACTCACAGTACCGTTCAGTAAATTATGAAATTGAAGGCGTAGATAATGATTTAAGAACACTGGATATTAGTGATAATTATAACTTTTTTAACCCAAAGGTTGGTTTTGTGTATGACCTTAATAGCAATAGTAGAGTATATGTCAGCTATAGCGTGGCTAACCGAGAGCCTGTAAGAACAGACTTCGTAGATTCACCGACTACTCCTAAGCATGAAACACTATATGATTTGGAGGCAGGGTATAAATTGGAAAACTCAGATTATCAGCTATCGGCTAACTATTATTATATGGATTATAATAATCAACTAGTGCTAACAGGTGCGCTAAATGATGTTGGTAGCTCGCTTAGAACTAATGTGGAAGACAGTTATAGAATGGGTATTGAACTGGTTGGAGCCGCTAAACTAACCAATAAGCTGTATTGGCAGCTCAATGCTACTTTTAGCCAGAATAAAATAAATAACTTCACAGAAGTACTGTATGACTATGGTCCTAACTGGGATGAATATAATGAGGTGGAAATAGAACATAAAGATACTGATATTGCTTTTTCACCTAATGTTATTGCAGGTTCTCAGCTTTCATTTCTTCCGTTTAAAGGTGTAAAACTGAGTTTGCTAAGTAAGTATGTGGGCAAACAATACCTGGATAATACTTCTAATGATAACCGGTCTATCGATGCCTATTTTGTGAATGACCTCAGAGTAACTTATACGGTGAGAACAGATTTTATAAAAGAGATCAGCTTTACGTTTCAGGTAAATAATATTTTCGAAGAGTTATATTCTGCTAATGGCTATACTTTTGGCTATGCTGCTGGTGATTATGTGGTCAGAGAAAACTACTATTACCCTCAAGCTACCCGTAATTTTATGGCTTCGCTGAGTTTAAAATTTTAATATTCTAAGTTACATTGTTTAGGAGACTATCAGAAGTTAACTTTACACTGCCAAAGTATAACTTCTGATGGTTGCTGCATTAAAACCCAAACCAAACAATTTTTCCTTTTTAGGATTCATCCAGGTTACCCGATTTTGGAACCTGCTGATCATTCTATTGGCTCAGTATTTTACTGCTGTTTTTCTCATAGATACGGAGCAGGGCCTTTTGTTTTACCTGCAAGACTATCATTTGTTTTTGCTCTCGCTTTCTTCAGTGCTTATTGCTGCTGCTGGCTATATTATTAATGATTATTATGATGTTAAAATCGATCTCATTAATAAACCTGAGCGAGTAGTAGTAGGTAAAACACTGAAAAGAAGAATAGCCATGATCTCTCATACCGTGCTAAATTTCACTGGTGTAGGGCTGGGAGTATTGCTGTCTTACAAAATCGGAGTATTTAATTTTGTGTCTGCACTACTGCTATGGCTATATTCGAATCAGCTTAAAAGAATGCCTTTTATAGGTAATGTGGTAGTAGCTTTTTTGACAGGGCTCTCCATATATATAGTAGGAGTACTTTACCATACCACAGACATTTTAGTGATATCCTATTCGCTATTTGCTTTTGCATTTACCCTTATTAGGGAAATCATAAAAGATATGGAAGACCTGAAGGGAGATGCTTCTTTTGGGTGTAAGACTTTACCGGTGGTTTATGGCCTTCGGAAAACAAAGATTGTTATATATATATTGTGTGTCATATTTTTAGTATCACTTTCTATGATGGCACATTTGCTAGTAGGCCCGGAAATGACGTATTTTTGCATAGGGTTAATTCTGCCACTAAGTGCTCTGGTTTATAAGCTATATGTTTCAGACACGGTAAAGGATTTTAACTACTTAAGTAATTATTGTAAGGTAATCATGCTATTAGGTATACTGAGCATGATATTTTTTAAATAGAAATGACAAGAATAGCCATTTTTGCTTCGGGCAATGGATCTAATGCGCAGAAGATCGCAGAGTATTTTAAAGATAGCAGCACGGTAGAGATCGTGTTAATTTTATCAAATAAAAAAGAGGCCTATGTGCTGGAGCGTGCGAATCAGTTGGGCATTCCTTCTTTTGTATTTACTAAATCTCAGTTTAATAATACCCAAGATGTGTTAGCTGAACTGAAGAAATATGATGTTGATTTTATAGTACTGGCAGGTTTCCTTTTACTCATTCCGGAATATTTGGTGGAGGCCTATCCCGAGAAAATGATAAATATACATCCGGCGCTGTTGCCAAACTATGGGGGAAAAGGTATGTATGGTGAAAAGGTGCACCAGGCGGTATGTGAAGCTAAAGAAAAGGAAACCGGAATCACTATTCATTATGTGAATAATAAATATGATGAAGGTAAAATTATATTTCAGGCTAAGGTAGCTTTAAATGAAGGAGATACGCCTGAACAGGTCGCAGAGAAGGTTCATCGATTAGAATATGAACATTATCCGAAGGTTATAGAATCGGTGATTAATAATTAGGGGAAAAATTTATAGCTTTGCAGCTTCATTTTTAAAACAGCAAATATGTCTCTCTCGAAGATAAAATCAGCTTTAATATCAGTATTTTATAAAGATAACCTGGAGCCTATCGTAAAATTACTTCATGCGAATGGTGTTCAGATTTTTTCAACAGGCGGAACTCAAAAGTTTATTGAGGATTTGGGTATAGAAGTAACGCCGGTAGAAGACCTTACTAGCTACCCTTCAATATTTGGAGGAAGAGTGAAAACTTTACACCCTAAAGTTTTCGGAGGAATTCTTCATCGTAGAGAGCTTGCAGATGATGTAGAGCAGGCTAAAGAATTTGAAATACCTTCTATAGATTTAGTAATTGTAGATCTTTATCCTTTCGAAGAAACAGTAGCCTCAGGAGCT includes the following:
- a CDS encoding acetyl-CoA carboxylase biotin carboxyl carrier protein subunit, which translates into the protein MYKAIIGDNEYNIQLKEGDMLINDKLFSWDLSKVNEHSYHIIKDNISYRIEVAQVNYKTKQVILKVNGHKYEVEVKDKLDLLLEKLGMDMAIAQNINEVKAPMPGLILQVKVSEGDEVKEGDPLMILEAMKMENVLKAPGDGVIKAVNVSEGDSVEKNQVLVQF
- the pyrH gene encoding UMP kinase, producing MKYKRILLKLSGESLMGSGQYGIDPKRLEQYGNEIKAIKEMGIEVAIVIGGGNIFRGVQAEGSGIERVQGDYMGMLATVINGMALQSALEKVGLYTRLMSGIKMEQVCEPFIRRRAIRHLEKGRVVIFGAGIGNPYFTTDSTASLRAIEIQADVVLKGTRVDGVYTADPEKDPSATRYSELSFQEAYEKNLNIMDMTAFTLCQENNLPIIVFDMNKPGNLMKIVKGDNAGTLIN
- a CDS encoding geranylgeranylglycerol-phosphate geranylgeranyltransferase, with amino-acid sequence MVAALKPKPNNFSFLGFIQVTRFWNLLIILLAQYFTAVFLIDTEQGLLFYLQDYHLFLLSLSSVLIAAAGYIINDYYDVKIDLINKPERVVVGKTLKRRIAMISHTVLNFTGVGLGVLLSYKIGVFNFVSALLLWLYSNQLKRMPFIGNVVVAFLTGLSIYIVGVLYHTTDILVISYSLFAFAFTLIREIIKDMEDLKGDASFGCKTLPVVYGLRKTKIVIYILCVIFLVSLSMMAHLLVGPEMTYFCIGLILPLSALVYKLYVSDTVKDFNYLSNYCKVIMLLGILSMIFFK
- a CDS encoding TonB-dependent receptor, with protein sequence MRLGMLAVILLSMAMHVYGQNSVTGRVTDKETGEALPGATVRLSNRATATTSEGAFSFKGVTKGKYYIKVTFVGYQSQEKTVEVSDSDVSVDISLTEETLVTEEVVVSSTRANENTPTTYSNLSKEDIEENNLGQDLPYVLNMTPSLVTTSDAGAGVGYTGLRIRGSDATRINVTINGVPLNDSESQGVFWVDIPDIASSTQSIQVQRGVGTSTNGGGAFGGTINLQTNSREMKPYAELINSVGSYDTWRHTLGFGTGLIKDHWSFDGRLSKINSDGYVDRAQSDLDSYYLSGGYYSDKTMIKAIMFGGKERTYQSWYGTPEAVLENDQEGIEEVIANNGVTEAEAENLREGGRTFNWYLYDDQVDDYQQDHYQLHISQSILPNLVGNFTLHYTYGRGYYEEYKSGEDFSNYSLPALQIGDSVISTTDLVRRRWLDNDFYGATTSFEYVNGGWTLNLGGAYNEYRGDHFGEVIWAEFAPEIPNDYRYYDNDGVKKDGNVYLKANYAFTENLHAYGDSQYRSVNYEIEGVDNDLRTLDISDNYNFFNPKVGFVYDLNSNSRVYVSYSVANREPVRTDFVDSPTTPKHETLYDLEAGYKLENSDYQLSANYYYMDYNNQLVLTGALNDVGSSLRTNVEDSYRMGIELVGAAKLTNKLYWQLNATFSQNKINNFTEVLYDYGPNWDEYNEVEIEHKDTDIAFSPNVIAGSQLSFLPFKGVKLSLLSKYVGKQYLDNTSNDNRSIDAYFVNDLRVTYTVRTDFIKEISFTFQVNNIFEELYSANGYTFGYAAGDYVVRENYYYPQATRNFMASLSLKF
- the purN gene encoding phosphoribosylglycinamide formyltransferase; protein product: MTRIAIFASGNGSNAQKIAEYFKDSSTVEIVLILSNKKEAYVLERANQLGIPSFVFTKSQFNNTQDVLAELKKYDVDFIVLAGFLLLIPEYLVEAYPEKMINIHPALLPNYGGKGMYGEKVHQAVCEAKEKETGITIHYVNNKYDEGKIIFQAKVALNEGDTPEQVAEKVHRLEYEHYPKVIESVINN
- the frr gene encoding ribosome recycling factor yields the protein MEEEINMYLDEARDLMNKAIKHFTGELVKIRAGKASPAILEGLMVQYYGNPTPINQVASITAPDARSLMIKPWEKNVIPEIEKAIINSDLGLNPQNDGEQVIISIPQLTEERRQNLVKQAKGEGEQGKISIRNVRKETNDNLKKLQKDGASEDEIKRAEDKVQALTDDFTKKIDELLEKKEKEIMTV